In one window of Patescibacteria group bacterium DNA:
- a CDS encoding metalloregulator ArsR/SmtB family transcription factor: MKQKCCSNKKLSKELTDLARFLRIIGDDNRLKILCLLRNKELCVCEILENLDLEQNLVSSHLKVLLDFKLITIRKDWKRNYYSINQKTFKKYNSLLTNFLKNYE, translated from the coding sequence ATGAAACAAAAATGTTGCTCCAACAAAAAACTGTCTAAAGAACTTACAGACTTAGCAAGATTTTTAAGGATAATAGGGGATGATAATCGTTTAAAAATTTTATGTCTTTTACGAAATAAGGAACTCTGTGTGTGTGAAATATTAGAAAATCTGGATTTAGAACAAAATTTAGTTTCAAGTCATTTAAAAGTACTACTTGATTTTAAATTGATTACAATTAGAAAAGATTGGAAAAGAAACTATTATTCTATAAATCAAAAAACATTTAAAAAATATAATTCACTATTAACTAACTTTTTAAAAAATTATGAATGA
- a CDS encoding RluA family pseudouridine synthase, whose translation MKKKFTCENDKTRLDKFLTENLSDFSRSKIQHIIEGKNVLVNGEVITINHFWLKCGDVVSVKSVKIEDLKDKVSIKSPVLKKIKIIEETADYIVLEKPAGLIVHQTEDVKEYSLVDWLKIQYPKIKKIGEDTIYRPGIVHRLDKNVSGLMVVALNQKMFDSLKQQFKDRKTTKKYFTLVHGEFENDEGEIDFKIERSKRSGKMVAKPINTDGKEASTIWFVVEKFKNYTLLDIEIKTGRNHQIRAHMQAIDHSVVGDNLYQTKNFKNKFNTNRIFLHAYHLEFFDLSKNRKVFESKLPKELLSIIDLLRQNQIIPIDKNENENE comes from the coding sequence ATGAAAAAAAAATTTACATGCGAAAATGACAAAACAAGATTAGATAAGTTTCTTACAGAAAATTTGTCTGATTTTTCACGCTCCAAAATACAACATATAATAGAAGGCAAAAATGTTTTGGTAAATGGCGAAGTAATTACTATAAATCATTTTTGGTTAAAATGTGGTGATGTTGTAAGTGTTAAGAGTGTAAAAATAGAGGATTTAAAAGATAAGGTATCTATAAAATCTCCTGTTTTAAAAAAGATAAAAATTATAGAAGAAACTGCTGATTATATAGTTTTAGAAAAACCAGCTGGACTTATTGTCCATCAAACAGAAGATGTGAAAGAATATTCACTTGTAGATTGGCTAAAGATTCAATATCCAAAAATAAAAAAAATAGGAGAAGATACAATATATAGACCAGGCATTGTTCATAGATTGGACAAAAATGTTTCAGGTCTTATGGTTGTAGCTTTAAATCAGAAAATGTTTGATAGTTTGAAGCAACAATTTAAAGATAGAAAAACAACAAAAAAATATTTTACTCTTGTCCATGGAGAATTCGAAAACGATGAAGGAGAAATAGATTTCAAAATAGAAAGATCAAAGAGGTCTGGCAAAATGGTTGCAAAACCAATAAATACTGATGGCAAAGAAGCTTCTACAATTTGGTTTGTTGTAGAGAAGTTCAAAAATTATACACTTTTAGATATAGAAATAAAAACTGGCAGAAATCATCAAATTAGAGCTCATATGCAAGCAATTGATCATAGTGTAGTTGGAGATAATTTGTATCAAACAAAAAATTTCAAAAACAAATTTAATACAAACAGGATTTTTTTACATGCTTATCATTTGGAATTTTTTGATTTATCAAAAAATCGAAAAGTTTTTGAATCAAAACTTCCAAAGGAATTACTAAGTATTATAGATTTGCTTCGACAAAATCAAATTATTCCAATCGACAAAAATGAAAACGAAAATGAATAA
- a CDS encoding permease, whose product MDIFKPIQIFADLVTYDLFGITNKYWGDAINFFVYDIIKIGLLLILINYIMSIVRYYFPVEKVRNILSSRKWYGFDYILAAMLGVVTPFCSCSSIPLFVGFISAGIPLGVTFAFLIASPLVNEASLFIFPSIFGLKVTIIYNLLGIVISAIAGMIIQRLKMDKNVNPEFLKFKTQKQAIEENDGQKISLSKRLVIWWKDAISISKSIFPYVLLGVGLGALIHGFVPESFVETYLNSDKWFIVPLATILGAPLYANSVSVIPVVEALTDKGVALGTALAFMTATVTLSIPGLLILKKAMNWKLLSAFIIVTTIGIMIMGYFFNIFKF is encoded by the coding sequence ATGGATATTTTTAAGCCTATTCAAATATTTGCTGATTTAGTTACATATGATTTGTTTGGTATAACGAATAAATATTGGGGCGATGCAATTAATTTTTTTGTTTACGATATTATAAAAATTGGATTATTGTTGATACTTATTAACTATATTATGTCTATAGTTAGATATTATTTTCCTGTTGAAAAAGTTCGTAACATTTTAAGCAGTAGAAAATGGTATGGATTTGATTATATATTGGCAGCTATGCTTGGAGTAGTTACTCCATTTTGTTCCTGTTCTTCTATACCTTTATTTGTGGGTTTTATAAGCGCCGGTATTCCACTAGGAGTAACTTTTGCTTTTTTAATTGCTTCACCACTTGTCAATGAAGCATCTTTGTTTATATTCCCTTCAATATTTGGATTAAAGGTGACTATTATTTATAATTTATTAGGAATTGTCATTAGTGCAATAGCTGGAATGATTATTCAAAGACTTAAGATGGATAAAAATGTTAATCCTGAATTTTTGAAATTCAAAACACAAAAACAAGCAATTGAAGAAAATGATGGTCAAAAAATTTCTTTATCTAAAAGACTTGTAATATGGTGGAAAGATGCTATTTCTATTTCAAAAAGTATTTTTCCTTATGTTTTATTAGGTGTTGGATTGGGAGCTTTGATACACGGTTTTGTGCCAGAAAGTTTTGTAGAAACCTATCTAAACAGTGATAAGTGGTTTATCGTGCCACTTGCCACAATACTTGGCGCACCACTTTATGCTAACTCCGTAAGTGTAATTCCAGTAGTGGAAGCTTTGACTGATAAAGGTGTGGCTCTTGGAACAGCCTTAGCATTTATGACCGCAACAGTAACTTTATCTATTCCTGGATTATTAATATTAAAAAAGGCTATGAACTGGAAATTATTATCAGCTTTTATAATAGTAACAACAATTGGTATTATGATCATGGGATATTTCTTTAATATATTTAAATTTTAA
- a CDS encoding thioredoxin family protein, with the protein MNEKIQNIQVLGSGCSTCKKLFELTKLAVSELGIEIGVEHITDIQRIISMGILSSPALVVNEKVLISGKVPNLEEIKQLIKNKTAESAEEEKPVCSCGGNC; encoded by the coding sequence ATGAATGAAAAAATTCAAAACATTCAAGTTCTTGGCTCAGGATGCTCAACTTGTAAAAAATTATTTGAATTAACAAAACTTGCTGTCTCAGAATTAGGAATTGAGATTGGGGTGGAACATATTACAGATATTCAAAGAATAATAAGTATGGGAATTTTGTCTTCCCCAGCTTTGGTTGTAAATGAAAAAGTGCTTATCTCTGGCAAGGTACCAAATTTAGAAGAAATTAAACAACTAATAAAAAATAAAACCGCTGAGTCGGCAGAAGAAGAAAAACCTGTCTGCAGTTGCGGTGGAAATTGTTAA
- a CDS encoding MarR family transcriptional regulator, with protein MNKKLELLMQLTKVNSIVSRQISGHGLAFSDFMILYLIDSTPEQRLRRVDLAELMGLTASGVTRMILPMEKLGIIERNDDKNDARARYSKLTNAGKNLLKDATTTITFKVEDLLPKISKKEIDKMLEIFYSIKNN; from the coding sequence ATGAATAAAAAATTGGAATTGTTGATGCAACTTACAAAAGTAAACTCTATAGTATCTCGCCAAATTAGTGGGCATGGATTGGCTTTTAGTGATTTTATGATCCTTTATTTGATTGATTCTACACCAGAGCAAAGATTAAGAAGAGTTGACCTAGCAGAACTCATGGGACTTACTGCGTCAGGGGTAACACGAATGATTTTGCCAATGGAAAAACTAGGAATAATAGAAAGAAATGATGATAAAAACGATGCAAGAGCAAGGTATTCAAAGCTGACAAATGCTGGTAAAAATTTATTGAAAGATGCAACAACTACAATAACTTTTAAGGTGGAAGACTTGTTGCCTAAAATTAGTAAAAAAGAAATTGATAAAATGTTAGAAATATTTTATTCTATAAAAAACAATTAA
- a CDS encoding DUF2703 domain-containing protein, with amino-acid sequence MNKCNCQCDCNKDVEKNLTIVWRRLISQGSTCPRCGSTEDELDKAVIQLKQKLNPLGIEVILQKEEITLEEFKKDPLKSNQILLNGQLLDDIIKAKTGESQCCDVCGDEKCRTVEVGNKSYETIPYELIIDSALKVLNF; translated from the coding sequence ATGAATAAGTGTAATTGTCAGTGTGATTGTAATAAAGACGTTGAAAAAAATCTTACAATAGTCTGGCGAAGACTAATTTCGCAAGGAAGTACTTGTCCAAGATGTGGTTCTACGGAGGATGAACTAGATAAAGCAGTTATACAGCTTAAACAAAAATTAAATCCATTAGGAATTGAGGTAATTTTACAAAAAGAAGAAATAACACTTGAAGAATTTAAAAAAGATCCACTTAAATCAAATCAGATTTTATTAAATGGGCAATTACTTGATGATATAATAAAAGCTAAAACAGGAGAAAGTCAGTGTTGTGATGTTTGTGGAGATGAAAAATGTAGAACAGTTGAAGTGGGAAACAAATCATATGAGACTATTCCGTACGAATTGATTATTGATTCAGCTTTAAAAGTTTTAAATTTTTAA
- a CDS encoding aromatic aminobenezylarsenical efflux permease ArsG family transporter, whose translation MDFINSLINNYNIPALSAFLLGILTSISPCPLATNITAVAFISKDIKTPKYTILSGLFYTIGRGISYTLLATLIYFGLSSFQVSRIFQGWGDKVLGLILIVLGLIMFGIIKINIKNNNQTIEKIKIYLSNKGHLGSMALGMLFALAFCPYSGVLFFGILIPLTLSSSFGLFLPPLFALGTGLPVIIFSFLLAFSIGIVGKAFKVVQKIEKWLRYIVASIFIITGIYYMQFLIKYLIAL comes from the coding sequence ATGGATTTTATAAATTCTTTAATAAACAATTATAATATACCAGCTCTTTCAGCTTTTCTTCTTGGTATTTTGACATCTATTAGTCCTTGTCCACTCGCTACAAATATTACTGCCGTTGCTTTTATCTCTAAAGATATAAAAACACCAAAATATACAATTTTATCTGGACTTTTTTATACTATTGGTCGTGGCATAAGCTATACATTACTTGCTACTTTGATTTATTTTGGATTATCATCTTTTCAAGTCTCAAGAATATTTCAAGGTTGGGGAGATAAAGTATTAGGTTTAATTTTGATAGTACTTGGACTAATAATGTTTGGCATTATAAAGATTAACATCAAAAATAATAATCAAACAATTGAAAAAATAAAAATATATTTATCAAATAAAGGACATTTGGGTTCAATGGCTCTGGGAATGCTTTTTGCATTGGCCTTTTGTCCATATAGTGGAGTATTATTTTTTGGAATACTGATTCCATTGACACTTAGCTCATCTTTTGGTTTGTTTTTGCCACCATTATTTGCACTTGGTACAGGACTACCAGTAATTATTTTTTCTTTTTTACTTGCATTTAGTATAGGAATTGTTGGTAAAGCATTTAAGGTAGTTCAAAAAATAGAAAAATGGTTAAGATATATAGTTGCATCAATTTTTATTATAACTGGAATTTACTATATGCAATTTTTAATTAAATATTTAATTGCTTTATGA
- the gmk gene encoding guanylate kinase (Essential for recycling GMP and indirectly, cGMP), which produces MNKNILVIAGPTCSGESVITQEIIKRHRNFVRLITATTRKPRLNEKNGVDYFFLTKEEFLENIKNGDILEYTYIKNRDEYYGGYKIELEKKLKLGYKIIINPDIVGAKYYKKNYNATTIFIKVRSIDVIEKRLKNRNLDISDKELNIRLENAKEEIESQESFYDYAVLNEQGKLKEAVLEIERILKKEKYL; this is translated from the coding sequence ATGAATAAAAATATATTGGTAATAGCTGGGCCTACTTGTTCTGGAGAAAGTGTTATTACGCAAGAAATAATAAAGAGACATAGAAATTTTGTAAGACTTATAACTGCTACAACAAGAAAACCCCGATTGAATGAAAAAAACGGAGTTGATTATTTTTTTCTTACAAAAGAAGAATTTTTAGAAAATATAAAAAATGGAGATATATTGGAATATACTTATATAAAAAATAGAGATGAGTATTATGGAGGCTACAAAATTGAACTCGAGAAAAAATTAAAATTAGGATACAAAATTATAATAAATCCTGATATAGTCGGTGCAAAATATTATAAGAAGAATTATAATGCTACTACTATATTTATAAAAGTAAGGTCTATTGATGTAATAGAAAAAAGATTGAAAAATAGAAATCTTGATATTTCTGATAAAGAATTAAATATCAGGCTTGAGAATGCAAAGGAAGAAATAGAAAGTCAGGAAAGCTTTTATGACTATGCTGTATTAAATGAACAGGGAAAATTAAAAGAAGCTGTTTTGGAAATAGAAAGAATTTTAAAAAAAGAAAAATATTTATAA
- a CDS encoding nitrophenyl compound nitroreductase subunit ArsF family protein yields the protein MKKIFIIPVIILLMISITGCSNNVNKNTNQVSEKQNIIQSADKVQVYVFHATQRCYSCITIGRLSKETVEEYFKSELESGKIEFKEINIDLPENKELAKKFQASGSSLFINSIYDDKENIQQDLAVWKLVGNGNQFKIYLKGKLDNILGK from the coding sequence ATGAAAAAAATATTTATTATACCAGTTATTATTTTATTAATGATTTCAATTACAGGGTGCAGTAATAATGTTAATAAAAATACAAACCAGGTGAGTGAAAAACAAAATATTATTCAATCCGCTGATAAAGTTCAGGTATATGTTTTTCATGCCACTCAGCGTTGCTACTCTTGTATTACCATTGGAAGGCTTTCAAAAGAAACTGTTGAAGAATATTTTAAATCAGAGCTTGAAAGTGGAAAAATTGAATTTAAAGAAATAAATATTGATTTACCAGAAAACAAAGAATTAGCAAAAAAATTTCAAGCTAGTGGTTCATCATTATTTATTAATTCAATCTATGACGACAAAGAGAATATTCAGCAAGACTTAGCCGTGTGGAAATTAGTTGGTAATGGAAATCAATTTAAAATATATCTAAAAGGTAAATTAGATAATATACTTGGTAAATAA
- a CDS encoding extracellular solute-binding protein produces MKKNILNKSKIKKILLFLIFTLIITSGFGCTNNIFKKQPAELKPVTIKVWGVYEDRANLQPLFDAYSVIHPNVRFNYRVFSYDEYENQLISAWAEDNGPDIYFLPNNWLRKMSKYITPMPETAQLPYRDIKSTGIGGFKKTDIIDYVKETKMISLNEITKNFAPVVFKDNVIDNKIYGLPLSIDTMAMFYNKDMLNNVNIPLPPSTWTDFKNAVKVITLLNEDGKFLQSGSALGTTNNITNSADIVMLLIQQNGITVGDGGFVNFGKTKDEINLTLQAINFYSDFSNPIKEVYSWNEEQDNSLEAFINGQVGFFFGYPYHIQQIKSRAPKLNFGISEIPQIENTNNPINFADYWVMTVSHKTESSDVAWGFIDFATKKENAKIYLDQTHKPTALNSLIGEQLNDLEIGPFSKQILTAKSWYQGKNPEIAEKYINEMINSIKNGSLEKPENIIQTTAGRINQTIQ; encoded by the coding sequence ATGAAAAAAAATATATTAAATAAATCTAAAATAAAAAAAATACTCTTATTTTTAATATTTACTCTAATTATTACTTCTGGATTTGGATGTACAAATAATATTTTCAAAAAACAACCAGCTGAATTAAAACCTGTAACAATAAAAGTTTGGGGAGTGTATGAGGATAGAGCCAACTTACAACCATTATTTGATGCATATTCTGTAATACATCCAAATGTAAGGTTTAATTATCGTGTATTTAGTTATGATGAATATGAAAATCAACTTATAAGTGCATGGGCTGAAGACAATGGTCCTGATATATATTTTCTACCAAACAATTGGTTAAGAAAAATGAGTAAATATATTACTCCTATGCCAGAAACTGCTCAATTGCCATATAGAGATATAAAATCCACTGGAATAGGTGGTTTCAAAAAAACAGATATTATAGATTATGTAAAAGAAACAAAAATGATATCTCTAAATGAAATTACAAAAAATTTCGCACCAGTAGTTTTTAAAGATAATGTAATTGACAATAAAATATATGGATTACCACTTAGTATAGATACAATGGCAATGTTTTATAACAAAGACATGCTAAACAACGTAAATATTCCTCTACCACCAAGCACATGGACAGATTTCAAAAATGCCGTAAAGGTAATAACATTATTAAATGAAGATGGAAAATTTTTGCAATCTGGATCTGCACTTGGCACAACAAATAATATTACAAATTCAGCCGACATAGTCATGCTTTTAATTCAACAAAATGGAATTACTGTAGGCGATGGTGGTTTTGTAAATTTTGGAAAAACAAAAGATGAAATAAATTTAACACTTCAAGCAATAAATTTTTATAGTGATTTTTCAAATCCTATAAAAGAAGTTTATTCTTGGAATGAAGAACAAGATAATTCTTTGGAGGCATTTATAAATGGTCAGGTGGGCTTTTTCTTTGGATATCCATATCACATACAACAAATCAAATCTCGAGCTCCAAAATTAAATTTTGGTATTTCAGAAATTCCTCAAATAGAAAATACCAACAATCCCATAAACTTTGCCGACTACTGGGTGATGACTGTTTCACACAAAACAGAATCATCTGATGTTGCTTGGGGCTTTATAGATTTTGCTACCAAAAAAGAAAATGCTAAAATATATTTAGATCAAACACACAAACCAACAGCTCTAAATTCTCTTATAGGTGAACAATTAAATGATTTAGAAATTGGTCCTTTTTCAAAACAAATACTCACTGCAAAATCTTGGTATCAAGGCAAAAATCCAGAAATAGCAGAAAAGTATATAAATGAAATGATAAACAGTATAAAAAATGGATCACTTGAAAAACCAGAAAATATTATCCAAACAACAGCTGGAAGAATAAACCAAACTATTCAATAA
- a CDS encoding UTP--glucose-1-phosphate uridylyltransferase — translation MQKITKAVIAVAGSGTRFLPATKSQPKEMLPIVDKPIIQYVVEEMVNSGIKDIILVTRWDKKTLEDHFDRNFELEDSLEKNKKFEKLAEMKKISDMANFIYIRQKGPYGNGTPALCAKSILGNEPFIYAFGDDLVKSKIPFTKQLINSYEKNPGVIFGVQKVPKKDVIKYGIAKIKKGTINEVESIIEKPSISEAPSQLADFGRFVIVPEILNILEKQTLGKGNELWLIDAIEKYIRNGGKAYVQEVENGKWFTTGDPLNYLQTTVEYALDRKDLAKDFKKYLKQII, via the coding sequence ATGCAAAAAATTACAAAAGCTGTAATAGCAGTAGCAGGATCTGGAACAAGATTTTTACCAGCTACAAAATCTCAACCAAAAGAAATGCTCCCAATAGTTGATAAGCCTATTATTCAATATGTAGTTGAAGAAATGGTCAACTCAGGAATAAAAGATATTATACTTGTCACGAGATGGGACAAAAAAACTCTTGAAGATCATTTTGATAGAAATTTTGAACTTGAAGATTCTCTAGAAAAAAATAAAAAATTTGAAAAATTAGCTGAAATGAAAAAAATATCAGATATGGCAAATTTTATTTACATCAGACAAAAAGGTCCATATGGAAATGGAACTCCTGCACTCTGTGCAAAAAGTATTCTTGGTAATGAACCATTTATATATGCTTTTGGAGATGATTTGGTAAAATCAAAAATTCCATTTACAAAACAACTTATTAATAGCTATGAAAAAAATCCTGGCGTAATATTTGGCGTACAAAAAGTTCCAAAAAAAGATGTTATAAAATATGGAATAGCAAAAATAAAAAAAGGAACAATAAATGAGGTAGAAAGTATAATAGAAAAACCAAGCATAAGCGAAGCTCCATCGCAACTCGCTGATTTTGGAAGATTTGTAATAGTTCCTGAAATATTAAATATTTTAGAAAAACAAACTCTAGGAAAAGGAAATGAACTTTGGCTTATAGATGCAATAGAAAAATATATAAGAAACGGTGGCAAAGCTTATGTTCAAGAAGTGGAAAATGGAAAATGGTTTACAACCGGAGATCCATTAAATTATTTACAAACAACTGTAGAATATGCACTTGATAGAAAAGATTTAGCAAAAGATTTCAAAAAATATTTAAAACAAATAATATAG
- a CDS encoding PIF1 family DEAD/DEAH box helicase, with translation MKQHEALAILKLGHNVLLTGPAGSGKTYLLNQYITHLKKTGVAVAITASTGIAATHIGGRTIHSWAGIGIKDQLSKKDISTLTKRSYLKKQFEKVEVLVIDEISMLHAHRLDMIDTVCQAFKKNFLPFGGIQVIMSGDFFQLPPISPGTGEAEFVYKSNIWRDMDLRVCYLSEQYRQNDKSMTRVLKGLRENDISSEIVDLLKSRMNQKIKTKIKPIKLFTHNIDVDVINNNELKKINSPEIIYRMTSSGEKKLVESLKKNCLAPEDLILKKGAQVMFVKNKFKNEKAIYINGSMGVIIDFDESGFPIVRLNSGKEVSVTIDSWTIDSEDKILAKINQVPLRLAYAITVHKSQGMTLEAAEIDLSRSFGYGMGYVALSRLTNLEGLYLLGINEMAYKLNPQVFDYEKELLILSQKAKSDMSPKVYKKQSSLIME, from the coding sequence ATGAAACAACATGAAGCTTTGGCTATATTAAAATTGGGTCACAATGTTCTTCTTACTGGTCCAGCAGGAAGTGGTAAGACGTATTTGTTAAATCAATATATTACTCATTTAAAAAAAACCGGTGTTGCGGTAGCGATAACAGCTTCTACTGGTATTGCAGCAACTCATATTGGTGGTCGTACTATTCATTCTTGGGCTGGTATAGGAATCAAAGATCAATTAAGTAAGAAAGATATTAGCACTCTTACAAAAAGATCTTATTTAAAAAAACAATTTGAAAAAGTTGAGGTTTTGGTAATTGATGAAATATCAATGTTGCATGCTCATAGATTAGATATGATTGATACAGTTTGTCAGGCCTTCAAGAAGAATTTTTTGCCTTTTGGCGGAATTCAGGTAATTATGTCTGGAGATTTTTTTCAGCTTCCTCCAATATCTCCTGGCACAGGAGAAGCAGAATTTGTTTATAAATCTAATATTTGGAGAGATATGGATTTGCGTGTCTGTTATTTGAGTGAACAATATCGTCAGAATGATAAAAGTATGACACGGGTTTTGAAGGGTTTGAGAGAAAACGATATTAGTTCTGAAATAGTTGATTTGTTAAAAAGTAGAATGAATCAAAAAATAAAAACAAAAATTAAACCAATTAAATTGTTTACTCATAATATTGATGTTGATGTTATAAATAACAATGAACTCAAAAAAATAAATTCCCCAGAGATTATTTATCGTATGACGAGTAGTGGTGAAAAAAAATTAGTAGAATCTTTGAAAAAAAATTGTTTAGCACCAGAAGATTTGATTTTAAAAAAAGGTGCACAAGTTATGTTTGTAAAAAATAAATTCAAAAACGAAAAGGCAATTTATATAAATGGTAGTATGGGAGTAATTATTGATTTTGATGAAAGTGGTTTTCCTATTGTTCGTTTGAATTCTGGCAAAGAAGTTTCGGTAACAATTGATAGTTGGACAATTGATAGTGAAGATAAAATTTTGGCAAAAATTAATCAGGTTCCACTTCGCCTAGCATATGCTATTACTGTTCATAAAAGTCAGGGTATGACACTTGAAGCTGCAGAAATTGATTTAAGTCGTTCTTTTGGTTATGGAATGGGGTATGTTGCTTTGTCTCGTTTGACTAATTTGGAAGGATTATATTTACTGGGAATAAATGAAATGGCTTATAAGTTGAATCCTCAAGTTTTTGACTATGAAAAAGAGCTTCTGATTCTTTCTCAAAAAGCAAAGAGTGATATGAGTCCCAAAGTTTACAAAAAACAATCATCATTAATTATGGAGTGA